One genomic segment of Verrucomicrobiota bacterium includes these proteins:
- a CDS encoding outer membrane beta-barrel protein encodes MKLLINLLTLAIFVSTSIAQRHIPSAYGPLTDNSQPEAPPKQLAPTPAFRADIKPRQSKPRNASAAGKNATGHSLGVFGGISPIQNHFQETTIGGVEDNLDDDEDNISWLVGLKYGYDFPFMAFDTEWIFGLEIEGFYLNHEVDATTFGTLPVNAEMDVAVGLANLLLKKDIGRLRPYVGLGIGAGHAWVDEATPLNSDYESALLAFQVPVGAELFVTDRFALSLDYRLLILQGIDDQLGASETELDVLLHTFTAGLRTYF; translated from the coding sequence ATGAAATTACTTATAAATCTGCTAACCTTAGCTATATTTGTATCAACATCTATCGCTCAACGCCATATACCTTCGGCTTATGGACCACTCACTGACAACTCGCAACCCGAAGCCCCGCCTAAACAGCTTGCTCCCACCCCTGCATTTCGTGCTGACATCAAACCACGCCAATCAAAACCTAGAAATGCTAGCGCTGCAGGCAAAAATGCTACTGGCCACAGCCTAGGAGTTTTTGGCGGTATCTCTCCCATACAAAATCACTTCCAAGAAACCACAATTGGTGGAGTGGAAGATAATCTAGATGACGATGAGGATAACATATCATGGTTGGTGGGTTTGAAGTATGGCTATGACTTCCCTTTCATGGCTTTCGATACGGAATGGATTTTTGGTCTCGAAATAGAGGGTTTCTATCTCAACCATGAAGTTGATGCCACCACTTTCGGAACACTACCGGTAAACGCTGAGATGGATGTTGCTGTTGGACTCGCCAATCTTTTGCTGAAGAAAGACATCGGGCGCTTGAGGCCGTATGTTGGCCTTGGCATCGGAGCAGGGCATGCTTGGGTTGATGAAGCAACTCCGCTTAATTCTGATTACGAATCTGCTTTACTTGCCTTTCAAGTGCCCGTAGGAGCCGAGCTATTTGTTACAGATCGATTTGCATTATCTTTAGACTATCGCCTTCTTATCCTACAAGGAATTGATGACCAATTGGGGGCCTCAGAAACTGAATTAGATGTTCTGCTTCACACTTTCACAGCTGGTCTACGAACCTATTTCTAG
- the leuS gene encoding leucine--tRNA ligase — MRKQYPFHEIEPKWQNYWLEKKTFKAANPGEEGSEKPKYYALDMFPYPSGAGLHVGHPEGYTATDIISRYKRMCGFNVLHPMGWDAFGLPAEQHAINTGTHPRETTFKNIANFKRQINALGFSYDWDREVDTTDPNYYRWTQWIFIQLYNKELAYVSEAPVWYCPKLGTVLANEEVLTTEEGPRSERGNHPVERRPLRQWMLKITAYAERLLNDLDQLDWPESLKEMQRNWIGRSTGAEVNFQVDGHHEATLRVFTTRPDTLFGATYMVLAPEHPRVRQITTFAQKEKVESYIQEISVKSDLERTGLSKKKTGVFTGAYAINPANDKKIPIWIADYVLISYGTGAIMAVPAHDERDYDFAKAFDLEITQVVKAPNTDNSGNEQCFSGSGTAINSNYLNGLKTPDAKARMIQELEEKGIGNGKVQYKLRDWLFSRQRYWGEPFPILWRGNEHQAISADDLPLELPELDDYRPSDGGLAPLAKAKEWLESEDGFIRETNTMPQWAGSCWYYLRYLDPNNQEKLVDPEVEKYWMGDHGVDLYVGGAEHAVLHLLYARFWHKVLFDIGVVSTPEPFYKLVNQGLILGEDGEKMSKSKGNVVNPDEVVEDYGADALRLFEMFMGPLTQAKPWSTKGVEGVYRFLGRAWRLVMIENQEGEWNLSKQISDMPPGEELLKTLHKTIKKVTEDLDHLSFNTAIAELMVLTNELTKLELKPKQVLDTFVLLLAPFAPHIAEELWQKLGHSGSLAYETWPIFEQKYLIETEIELPVQINGKLRFKVKVPSDWDREAIEDFIRRHSDTSKHLEGKEMRKIIVIPGRMINIVIG, encoded by the coding sequence ATGCGTAAACAATACCCCTTTCATGAAATCGAGCCTAAGTGGCAGAACTATTGGCTGGAGAAGAAGACTTTTAAGGCAGCTAATCCGGGAGAAGAAGGGTCTGAAAAACCTAAATATTATGCCCTTGATATGTTTCCATATCCTTCTGGTGCGGGCTTACACGTAGGCCACCCCGAAGGCTATACCGCAACTGACATCATCTCACGATATAAAAGAATGTGTGGCTTTAATGTCCTGCATCCTATGGGCTGGGATGCTTTTGGCTTACCTGCCGAGCAACATGCCATAAATACCGGCACTCATCCACGTGAAACAACCTTCAAAAACATCGCTAATTTCAAACGCCAAATCAATGCCCTTGGATTCTCCTATGATTGGGATCGTGAAGTAGACACCACTGACCCCAATTACTATAGATGGACTCAATGGATTTTTATTCAGCTTTATAACAAAGAACTCGCCTACGTTTCCGAAGCACCTGTTTGGTACTGTCCAAAGCTGGGAACTGTCTTAGCTAATGAGGAAGTTCTGACGACGGAAGAAGGACCACGCTCGGAACGAGGAAACCATCCAGTAGAGCGAAGGCCTTTACGGCAATGGATGCTCAAGATCACTGCTTATGCTGAGCGTCTACTAAATGATCTAGATCAACTTGATTGGCCAGAGTCTTTAAAAGAGATGCAAAGAAATTGGATCGGACGCAGTACCGGTGCCGAGGTAAATTTCCAAGTAGATGGACATCATGAAGCAACTCTTAGAGTATTCACAACTCGACCAGATACATTATTTGGAGCTACCTATATGGTGCTTGCTCCAGAACATCCTCGAGTTCGGCAAATCACAACTTTTGCTCAAAAAGAGAAGGTCGAATCTTATATCCAAGAAATCTCTGTAAAGTCTGACCTAGAAAGGACAGGGCTTTCTAAGAAAAAAACCGGTGTCTTTACAGGTGCTTATGCTATCAATCCAGCTAATGACAAAAAGATTCCTATTTGGATTGCCGACTATGTTCTCATTAGCTATGGAACTGGAGCCATTATGGCAGTGCCCGCTCATGATGAGCGTGATTATGACTTCGCCAAAGCTTTTGATCTAGAAATTACCCAAGTTGTAAAAGCTCCAAATACAGATAATAGCGGCAATGAACAATGTTTTAGCGGAAGTGGAACAGCTATTAATTCCAATTACCTCAACGGACTTAAAACTCCCGATGCTAAAGCACGAATGATTCAAGAGCTTGAAGAAAAAGGTATCGGAAACGGGAAAGTACAGTATAAGCTAAGGGATTGGTTATTTTCACGCCAACGCTACTGGGGTGAACCTTTCCCCATTCTCTGGAGAGGTAATGAACATCAAGCTATATCAGCGGATGACTTGCCTCTAGAGCTGCCAGAACTCGATGATTATCGGCCTAGCGATGGAGGGCTTGCGCCTCTAGCCAAGGCAAAAGAATGGCTTGAGTCAGAAGATGGCTTCATACGTGAAACAAATACCATGCCCCAATGGGCTGGTTCTTGCTGGTATTATCTCCGCTACCTTGATCCCAACAATCAAGAGAAGCTAGTGGACCCGGAAGTTGAAAAATATTGGATGGGTGATCATGGAGTCGACCTATACGTAGGCGGAGCAGAACACGCTGTTTTACATCTACTCTATGCTCGTTTTTGGCACAAAGTGCTATTCGACATAGGTGTGGTTTCAACACCTGAACCTTTCTATAAACTGGTCAATCAAGGTCTTATCTTAGGAGAAGATGGTGAGAAAATGTCTAAATCCAAAGGTAATGTCGTTAATCCCGATGAGGTAGTAGAGGACTATGGTGCAGACGCACTTAGACTATTTGAAATGTTTATGGGACCACTGACCCAAGCAAAACCTTGGAGCACAAAAGGGGTAGAAGGTGTTTACCGCTTCCTTGGTCGCGCTTGGCGACTTGTAATGATAGAAAATCAAGAAGGAGAATGGAACCTCTCCAAGCAAATCTCAGACATGCCACCAGGCGAAGAACTCCTCAAGACCCTTCATAAAACAATCAAGAAAGTAACGGAAGATCTAGATCACTTAAGCTTTAATACAGCCATTGCAGAACTTATGGTTCTCACCAATGAACTCACAAAACTAGAACTGAAGCCCAAGCAAGTTCTAGACACTTTTGTTTTATTGCTTGCCCCTTTTGCCCCACATATAGCTGAAGAACTCTGGCAAAAACTCGGTCACTCCGGCTCTTTAGCATACGAAACCTGGCCAATTTTTGAGCAAAAATACCTCATAGAGACGGAAATCGAGCTACCTGTGCAAATAAATGGAAAGCTTCGTTTCAAAGTCAAAGTCCCTAGCGACTGGGATAGAGAAGCCATAGAAGACTTTATTCGCCGCCACTCTGATACATCTAAACACCTTGAAGGCAAAGAGATGCGCAAAATTATCGTAATCCCTGGCCGAATGATAAATATTGTAATTGGTTAA
- a CDS encoding Minf_1886 family protein, with translation MSKLSFGEVVELICQEDTRYDKNSYTFVREGLDFTLKTLKRNSNSANRHVTGNELLEGLRQHTLREFGPMSKMVLNEWGIEKCEDFGNIVFNLVNHNVLGKSDSDSLDDFKERYTFYHAFVQPFLPAEKPKLVSTRKAKSNQTRRANTKKASPKTPSSEL, from the coding sequence ATGTCGAAGTTGAGTTTTGGAGAAGTGGTAGAACTTATATGTCAAGAGGATACCCGTTATGATAAGAATTCTTATACCTTCGTTCGTGAAGGTCTTGATTTCACACTTAAAACGCTGAAGCGCAATTCTAACTCAGCAAATCGTCATGTAACTGGCAACGAATTACTGGAAGGCCTTAGACAACATACTCTTCGGGAATTCGGTCCCATGAGCAAGATGGTTCTCAATGAATGGGGCATTGAAAAATGTGAAGACTTCGGCAATATTGTCTTTAATTTGGTAAATCACAATGTTCTTGGAAAAAGTGATTCTGATTCACTGGATGATTTCAAAGAAAGGTATACATTCTATCATGCCTTTGTTCAACCCTTTCTTCCTGCAGAAAAGCCTAAGCTTGTTAGCACCCGCAAAGCAAAATCAAATCAGACAAGAAGAGCTAATACCAAGAAAGCATCTCCGAAGACACCTTCTTCTGAGTTATAA